The Microtus pennsylvanicus isolate mMicPen1 chromosome 19, mMicPen1.hap1, whole genome shotgun sequence genome includes a region encoding these proteins:
- the Zc3hav1l gene encoding LOW QUALITY PROTEIN: zinc finger CCCH-type antiviral protein 1-like (The sequence of the model RefSeq protein was modified relative to this genomic sequence to represent the inferred CDS: inserted 1 base in 1 codon), whose protein sequence is MADLTVCAFLTKVLCAHGGRMFLQDLRGHVELSEAKLLAVLRRAGPERFLMQEVELRDGPWDPEAEVAVGAGSGSXRACRVVAMSSARLCARYQRGECQACDQLHLCRRHMLGKCPHRDCWSTCALSHDIHTPINIQVMKNRGLFGLNEGQLRILLLQNDPCLFPEVCLLYNKGGDVLYGYCNLKDKCNKFHVCKNFVRGECTLKTCKRSHQLINAATLKLLEDQELSASSVVNFQIISVYKHAKLHKMLEDKDSATSAGHSQGIEKQGAPGAAEARPVPAQSPRKPQ, encoded by the exons ATGGCGGACCTCACGGTGTGCGCGTTCCTCACCAAGGTGCTGTGTGCTCACGGCGGCCGAATGTTCCTGCAGGACCTGCGCGGCCACGTGGAGCTGTCGGAGGCGAAGCTGCTGGCGGTGCTGCGGCGCGCAGGCCCCGAGCGCTTCCTGATGCAGGAGGTGGAGCTGCGCGACGGCCCGTGGGACCCGGAGGCCGAGGTGGCGGTGGGCGCGGGCTCGGGGT CACGGGCCTGCAGGGTGGTGGCCATGTCCTCCGCCCGCCTCTGCGCCCGCTATCAACGCGGGGAGTGCCAGGCTTGCGACCAGTTGCACTTGTGTCGCCGtcacatgctgggcaagtgccCCCACCGCGACTGCTG GTCTACCTGCGCTCTGTCCCATGATATCCACACACCTATCAACATCCAAGTCATGAAAAACCGTGGACTTTTTGGCCTCAATGAAGGGCAGCTTCGAATTCTGCTTTTGCAGAACGACCCCTGCCTTTTCCCAGAG GTCTGTTTGCTGTACAACAAAGGTGGTGATGTCCTTTATGGCTACTGCAACCTTAAGGATAAATGCAACAAGTTTCACGTCTGCAAAAACTTTGTCCGGGGCGAATGCACACTGAAGACCTGCAAGCGGTCCCACCAACTCATTAACGCTGCCACCCTGAAGTTGTTAGAGGATCAGGAACTGAGTGCTTCAAGTGTCGTGAATTTCCAGATAATCTCTGTCTACAAACACGCGAAGCTGCACAAGATGCTTGAAGATAAAG aCAGCGCGACCTCTGCTGGGCACTCACAAGGCATCGAGAAGCAAGGGGCTCCTGGGGCTGCAGAAGCCAGGCCTGTCCCTGCTCAATCGCCCAGGAAGCCCCAGTAA